The Astatotilapia calliptera chromosome 4, fAstCal1.2, whole genome shotgun sequence genome segment TTTGTATTTGTGGTCACATGAACAAGTTTAAACTGTGTTTGAAGTCAAAACATAGAAGTATTTAATCTGATAGCAGGTAACTACAAGGGTGCAATCAGCAGATTGATTTGCTTGtgaaacacgcacacatacCCTGTATTCTCATGACTTGTGAAGACCAAAGTATAGCAGtgacatgtgtctgtgtgtattttccctttttaggaGCACCTTTCAGTGAGTCACAACAACCTGACCACTTTACATGGGGAACTGTCCAGCTTACCGAATCTACGGGTaactaaaaaaacataaaaaccgcatgcctttaaaaaaaaaatagaaaaaatggaaatgatgtTCCACCCATACATTAAAAAACAGAGCTCCTGCCACATGATTGCTTCTTTCTTTGTACACCAGTGTGTAATCTAGTATTCTAAATTTTGTCTGCAGGCGGTGGTAGCCAGAGCCAACAATCTGAAAAATTCTGGAGTCCCAGATGACATCTTTCAGCTCGATGACCTCTCTGTGCTGGTACACAAACGTCTCTTAACTCTCATACTTTCAACATACCCTTAAATTTAACACTAACATTTTGAGCATGAATCGGTTTCTTCCAGTCCactactttttctttatttattcacattCTCCTCCACCaggacctgagctacaatcagCTGACAGAGATCCCCAGGGACCTGGAGAACAGCAAGAACATGCTGGTGCTCAATCTGAGCCACAACAGCATCGACTCCATCCCCAACCAGTTGTTCATCAATCTGACAGACCTGCTGTATCTGGACCTGAGTGACAACAAACTGGACAGCTTGCCACCCCAGATGAGACGCCTGGTGCACCTGCAGACTCTGATTCTAAACAACAACCCGCTGATGCATGCCCAGTtgcggtaaaaaaaaaaagatttaatattGCATCATTTTTTGCCAACCTCTGTTCAATTTAACAGTCACCTTATACCTTTAAACAAACATCCAGAAAGGATGATTTTATCTTTTAAACCTCCTTACTGATTTTAGTGCTTCTTCTTTTATTGTCTGAGCAGTCAGCTCCCAGCAATGGTGGCATTACAGACTCTGCACCTGAGGAACACCCAGAGAACACAGAGCAACATGCCCACCAGCCTGGAGGGACTAACACAATTAGCAGGTAAcaccataaacacacacacctatcgGCGTTTTGCAAACATGTGTTCTCTGTTtcatattctattcttttctcCCTCCAAGATGTTGACCTTTCATGTAATGACCTGACTCGAGTACCAGAGTGCCTGTATTCACTGAGCAGTCTGAAGAGGCTGAACCTGAGCAGTAATCAGATTTCTGAGCTCTCGCTCTGCATCGACCAGTGGACCCAGCTGGAGACGCTTAACCTAAGCCGCAACCAGCTCACCTCACTGCCTGTAAGGACCATGAGCAGGCAGCTGCCATttttatattctattctattctgttaaCTAACATTAGAAGCACAAGCAGAAACAAATTTGTTGCTTTAGTATCCTGCAGAGGGGAAGCGGAGacacaggaaaaagaaatgtatttcatGTGGAATTTCCCATAACATaaagtttggttttgttttctccaacCAGTCTGCCATCTGCAAGCTGTCCAAACTGAAGAAGCTGTACCTCAACTCCAACAAACTGGACTTTGATGGGGTTCCACCCGGAGTGGGCAAACTGTCCAACCTCACTGAATTCATGGCTGCTAACAACAACCTGGAACTCATCCCTGAGGGACTCTGCAGGTCAGTTTAacccataaacaaacacacagtttttgGGCAATCAGCTGACACTTAAAATAATTTAGTTTACATTGCTCATTCCAGTTTACACCAAGAAATATTAAagcttcttgtgtttttgtgttgtccAGGTGTGGCAAGCTGAAGAAGCTGGTGCTGAATAAAAACCGTCTGGTTACATTACCTGAGGCTATCCACTTCTTGACAGACTTAGAGGTACAGTACTCTAGtaaagtaatcagattatattaaaattaaaatacctTTACACACAATGTTTGTAATATTTGGCTAAATGGAGCATAACAGTGGTTGTGATCCTTTTATTGGTGGAAAAAACCCCAGCAAGCTTGAGTCATGACTGAAGAGACAGTCCAGGAAGAAGCTTGAGCAGTGAATGTAATGAGATGGAACTATGTAATgatatttttcttaaacaaaTTAGAATCGTGATTGACCTTGTAACAAACAAATGGTTTATTAAATATgccttggtttttttttttttcccctgctgtAATTTAGGAAAAGAATCTCTGCCTGAAAcgcactcacaaacacactcccGTCTCTCTCTGTAGGTGCTTGATGTGCGTGAGAACCCCAACCTCGTGATGCCTCCTAAACCAGTCGACCGCGCAGCAGAGTGGTACAACATTGACTTCTCCCTACAGAACCAGCTCCGTCTGGCCGGAGCCTCCCCTGCTACCGTTGCAGCCGCAGGAGGAGGTAAGACAGCTTCTAAATATGAATGAATGTATTGGTAACAACAgtatgttttgttgtttccttcTTTGCATACATCTTGATCATTTCCTGGAGGCTCAGATCTGCATCTTTGTACACATTTGTCCAGGAGCCAGCCCCCGGGATCCCATGGCAAGGAGGATGcgactgaggaggaggaaggactGTTCTCAGGATGATCAAGCAAAGCAAGTGCTGAAGGGCATGAGTGATGTCGCACATGAGAAGAAGAATTTGGAGGTAAGGCAAAAGACAAGTTAAGGACATCAAACAGATCCTGGAACTTCACACAGAAGAAATAGGGATTTAAGTTCTGCATGACAGTTATTATTCATGTTATTGGAAGCTGTTGGAATTAAATTTACTAGTAATGCTTCAGGATTATTTGGCCTGTGAGTTTAGTCATTAATCATCAGTTgttaggtggttgctaggcaacatgatgGCGTCTTAATATATTATGTAACATGCAAGTATTGTGGATATAAATTAATTTCATTTGTTAAATATGTGTAAAATGTGCTATTTAGGTTAGCAATAAATGTTTTGCAGGTgcataaatattataaatgagTTGTTTTAGCCCTTTGGTAGGTTGTTACTAAGCAACATGATTGCATCAGAATAACATTAGGTGGTTATGACTTAGATTTTATTGTTGGAAGGTTATACAGTGTTATACAGGATAAGTAAATACAACAGAAGTGTATTTTAAACCTATTGATAGGTGGTTGTTAGGTAATGTGATGACATCATGATTTGTGATATAGATAACAACCCGCAGTGGTTCCCTCAGATTACTGCAGCCCTGTGGTGTAAACACACCTAAAGCTGGGGTTGTGCTTCACACGTCCACAGGTCCACTCAGATCCACGTGATTTAAATGTAATCATCAGACAGTGAGCTCAATGGTCAGTATGGATGTCTGTTTTTTGGACTTATCTGCAAAGAATTTAATGACACTGTACCAACTATACATGTGGTCCAGGCGGTGGACTTCGTATGGTAGGAATGACTGCTCAGCTGCTGGGTCTccaactgtttgtctgtgtgcacaGCAGAGTATAATCAAGGCCTAAGGTTTACAGTAATCTGATAAGTGAGTAAGTTCAGCCTACTCCAACTTAAAGTCAGGTTATTCGGCTATATTAAGTAATTGTTGTCGTGTGAATGTCTTTATATTTCATCTAAACATAATCTAAACGACTGGTAGAAGAAATGGCTGCGTAATCCTTACAaagaaatcctttaattttgcaGGAAAACGGGGATTTGAAATATGGTGATTTAAAAGTCCGGCGCTGGGACAAGAGCCTAGAGAAGCCTCAGCTGGACTACTCGGAGTTCTATATGGAGGATGTGGGGCAggtaatatgtgtgtgtgtgtgtgtgtgtgtgtgtgtgtgtatataaacaCCTAACTCCAACAATCAGCAACTCCTACTTCCtatttgtgtttaaatgacTGTTTACAGTCTGCATCACATGGAGTCCTGCTGGCTCCTCAGAGTGCTGTATGCTGCACTTCACATTCTCTCAGAAGGCTTTCTCTCCACGCTCCGACACAGCTGGGGGCAGTTTTAGGCTGGGTTTCTTGCCAAGGACATGCAGACTGGGCGAACTGGGGATCAAACCCCCTGTTGAGCCACATCCTCCCTTAAATGGGACAGAAAAGTGGTCAGTCGACAGTTTAGAGGTCTAAACTAAATGTAACCTTAcatatttctgttgttgttcttcTCCAGATTCCAGGTGTGACAGTGTGGCAGATAGAGAACTTCATTCCCCTACAAGTGGACGAAGCTTTGCACGGCAAGTTCTACGAGGCCGACTGTTACATCATCCTCAAGGTAACGTGTCATTTAAGTGTGTTTGCCTCAGAGGAGTCTGATCAGCAAAACAAAGCGGGATAAACTCGTCTGTTTGGTCACGATAATGTGCAATATAAACAATATTCCAGTCATTAATCTTACAATTTTCAATTACAGACATATCTGGATGACAATGGGGCATTAAACTGGCAGATCTTCTACTGGATTGGTCAGGAAGCCACCCTGGACAAGAAGGCCGGCTCTGCAATCCATGCAGTCAACCTCAGAAATTTCCTGGGAGCAGAGTGCAGGACGATAAGGGAAGAGATGGGAGACGAGAGCGACGAGTTTACTGCCGTATGtagaaacattaaaacaactacacgtaccTGTGTGAGCAGTTATTCGCTTTGTGCTGTCATAAAGGACCTTCTCTTGTGTTCAGGTTTTTAACAATGACATCTCTTACATCGAGGGAGGAACAGCCAGTGGATtttacactgtggaagagacacAGTATCCACTAAGGTAGGCTGGAGCACCTTTTTACTTAGAAAATGACTCATTGCAATGTGCAGAAACACGTTAGCTTTAAACAGCTGCTCATATCTTTATGTTGAGCCTAATTTTGTGAGTGTATCAGCGGTAAATTCAAAGTACTGTGTCTGCTCAGGCTCAGAGCACTTTAACAGGCTCGAATGCTTTCATGTGTTTATCAGGTTGTACAGAGTCTACGGcaagaaaaacatcaaactgGAGTCTGTTCCTGTAAAGGCCTCGTCCCTCGATCCACGGTGACTTTGAACACACTCTTGCTGCAACACTCTCTGACACCCACCAGCtctctacacattccagcacagtTGACACACAATCATCATCCTCTTTATATCCTTAATCTTCAAGCTTTAATTTCTCCTATTGGAACTCGGAGCATTGTGTCCATAACATTCTGCGTTTTTCCTTATCGGCAGCTTCGTCTTCCTGTTGGATTCAGGCCTGGAAATCTTTATCTGGAGAGGAGCCAACGCTACTCTCAGCGCCACCACCAAGGCCAGGTGAGACGCTAACCGACGGTGTTAGAGACACTGTACCGATTATTACAGCCCAGAAAGTTGGTGAAATGTCATGTGATTTGTTGTCATCCTCCAGGTTATTTGCtgaaaagataaataagaaCGAACGTAAGGGGAAGTCAGAGATCATCACCCTCATGCACAACCAGGAGCCTCCAGGATTCTGGGAGACGCTGGGAGGGCAGCCAGAGGAGATCAAGAAACACGTGCCAGATGACTTCACTCCAATAAGACCTAAACTATATAAAGTAAATATTTATTGATGTTTACATGCTGTGCATATCTTTTAGTTGAACTTCACATTAAGTTTTAAGGTGGCACAAGTGTAAAGTGTGTTGGTCAGTGTTGTAGGGGATGCAGACCTGAAGCtgcatgtggggttttttttttgtttgtttggttttttggagggggggttgtttgtttgtttacatcagTTAACCGTAACCCTTCTGTAGCCTGAAAAATCATCTGCATGACAGCCCATATTTAATTTACAGCTCTTAGACATTACTCGGATATGAGAAAGACTCAAAGCAAAGATTCATCAGTGGCTTTTACTTTTTAATCTCTCTTTTAGGTGGGCTTGGGTCTTGGCTACCTGGAGCTGCCTCAGATTAACTACAAGCTCTCAGTCGAGCACAAAGATCACAAGGTCAAACTGGACGTCCTACCAGAGCTCAGACTGGTACGTCCATCTGCTGCAAATGAGCAGCAGTAAAGTCCTGTTTCACCTTTCTTCCCTTCATGGTGCACTCCATAAATTCACCCTCCTTTCCTTCTATGTCTGCCCCTTTCCTCAGTTGCAGTCCCTGCTGGACACAAAGTGCGTTTACATCCTGGACTGCTGGTCTGACGTCTTCATCTGGATTGGGAGGAAGTCTCCCCGTCTCGTCCGAGCCGCCGCGTTAAAGCTTGGTCAGGAGCTGTGCTCCATGCTGCACCGGCCCAAACACGCATGTGTCACCCGCAACCTGGAGGGCACAGAGTGCCAGGTAAACGTCTACTGAAGCCACTGCAGTTGAATACGGTTTAAATATCATTGTCACTTTTTAATCTACACTctttaaaactattttcttCCTGCTTAACCTCTCCTCTgcttcatcctcttcctcaggTTTTCAAGTCCAAGTTTAAGAATTGGGATGATGTGCTGAAGGTGGACTACACCAGAGCAGCGGAGACTGTGCAACAGAAGGATAATCTGCAGGGCAAGGTCAGTGACACATGCTGACCAGCAtcagactgttttttgttttgtttttaatgcacaaGTTAAACTGTGCTCTTCTTTCAGGTGAAGAAGGATGCAGAGCAGAAAGACCAGATGAAAGCTGACCTCACAGCTCTCTTCCTTCCCAGACAGCCACCCATGCCCCTCACTGAGGTAACAACGCAGTGCAGTTGATTTCTACCTTTGATTGTTGTTGACTTTGTAAAGCACAGTAAAACAACATATTTACATCTCACATATTTACTGTATTACCTGTGTAGGCTGAACAGCTGATGGAGGAGTGGAACGAGGACCTGGATGGCATGGAAGGATTTGTGTTGGAGGGAAAGAAGTTTGCTCGCCTCCCCGAGGAGGAGTTTGGGCACTTCTACACCCAAGATTGTTATGTCTTCCTCTGCAGGTAGACAAGTCTTTCTGGGGCTGTAATGCTGGAATTGATttcaaagatgaagaaaaaccTCATTTTACTGGTGACTTTCTGTGCTTTGTTAGATACTGGGTGCCTGTGGAGTACGAGGAtgaagagaaggaaaagaaggagGGTGAGCAAGGAGCAGGGGGagatggggaggaggaggacaaaCAGCCTGAGGAGGACTTCCAGTGTGTAGTTTATTTCTGGCAGGGCAGGCAGGCCTCCAACATGGGCTGGCTCACCTTCACCTTCTCCCTGCAGAAGAAGTTTGAGAGTCTTTTCCCTGGAAAACTGCAAGTACGAGCAAAGAGTTTAATCTAGTTTCTggaattttgtttttccaaaatgagaaaaaaatgtttaccaCACTACATCCATCAGCATCACAATGACAGTCACgtcctgttttgttgtttaggtGGTACGTATGACTCAGCAGCAGGAGAACCTCAAGTTCCTGTCCCACTTTAAGAGGAAGTTCATCATCCACAAAGGGAAGAGGAAACAGAACACCGACTCTGCCCAGCCCTCCCTCTACCACATACGCACCAATGGCAGCGCACTTTGCACCAGGCATGCAAAACCTGCTTCTTTTGTCCTCAGAAAAGTTCGAATGTTTTGACGCATGCCAGCTTCCACTCCCCCagaaagatctttttttttctttttttttttttaaagctaaacatgttccctccatctctctcttaGAACCATCCAGATTGGTACAGATTCCGGCAATCTCAACTCTGAGTTCTGCTACATACTCAAGGTTTggatataaaaaaagaacatctgTCATTCAAGCAActtaataaagacaaagcatgATTTCATGTGGATCCAATCCCAAAATGTGCTTTCTGCAGGTACCGTTTGAGAGCACAGATAATCAGGGCATCGTTTACACCTGGGTGGGCAGAGCCGCCGATCCCGATGAAGGAAAGCTGGCCGAGGACATCATGAACAGCATGTTCGACGACACGTACAGCAAGCAGGTGAGATCATGTGCAAGCATGGATCTTCACGGGTATTGTCGTCACCCTTCCAGACAGACAGGCGGTGTAGGCACCCAAGTTTGTGACTGCGGTAACTCAAGAGAAAGGCAAAATAGGAGTTTGAAATTGACACCGTAGGTGTGTCTACTGGGAGGCTGAGGGGGACCACTGGTACCCgccagtgtttatttatttattctgcatACAGCTAATACAGTCAAGTAGAAACCTCTGCACACTTAACCTTTAACTTTGAGTTCAAGTGCTTTCATCCTTTACTACAGCTGCTCAGTGCTTACACAGCAGATACCTTTTTATAAATTCTTGATTTATTACATGTTCCATTACATTATATAACATGatttaatttcaatttagtCTTTAATTCTTCGTAACCTGGCTGATATTTGTTATTTATCTGTATCAGCATCTGTAGAAGTGAGAAAGACGCAGGAGGAACACCCTTCAGCCATGTTACGGGTGCtgatgttgcatagtttgtccaccagagggcactctatAACTTCCCGTGTTAGCAAAATCTGTATACTATATACTGTAACATTATCTTATTAAGGACTCACAAATAACTACACCCAGCAGTTGCTATGGAAACCTATTTGCATGTCGTGTGTttgaaagaggaaaacaaaaagtcagGCCTTTACCAGATTTGACAAATCAGCAAGTTCTGAAAGTAGGCTACCAAACAGCCGACTCACAGGGGCCTTCTTCAAAAGCTGGGACGTGACAGCTGCTGGCATTATGAGTCATTCGATAAAACAAAATCCATCCTCGCTAAAAAGCAAGATAATGAATCTTTAATTTTTCTGAGACTGCTTCATACGTCTCCTCGGCAGTGATGAAACTTCACAGCATCGTCACTTTGAGATTTACCTCCAAAAACTTGTTTGTAGCCACTTTTgacagtccccccccccccccagcagcTTGGCAGGTGTGCGGGTAAAAATGATCATACAGGAAATGAGAGACTCACTTGTGACTAATGGAAGCATTGGCCTCTCTTTTAAACTCTCTAAAGAAGATTGTGTGCCTTCAGCAGTGGAAATGCAGTCACAGCACCATCATTAATGTGTCTCCTAGGTGATTAATGAAGGGGAGGAGCCAGAGAACTTCTTCTGGGTCGGCATTGGTTCTCAGAAACCTTATGATGAAGACGCAGAGTACATGAAACACGCTCGTCTCTTCCGGTGAGTAACTGTTCGTGTTTTTACACATTACAGTATGAAACAGCTGCTTTTCTCTTTCACTCATCACATTGGTTCTATCTTTGTGGCGTTTTCCTCCTTTCCCCTCTACTCTTCTGCTTCAGGTGTTCAAACGAGAAAGGTTATTTCTCTGTGTCAGAGAAGTGCTCAGACTTCTGCCAGGATGACTTGGCTGATGATGACATCATGTTGCTGGATAACGGCAAAGAGGTAGAGACGATTAAGGATTGGTGTGTTGATGGACTTTGTTAGGTTTTATCATCATACTTGATATCATTTTTCCTTCAGGTGTACATGTGGGTTGGTACCCAGACTAGCCAGGTGGAGATCAAACTCAGTCTGAAAGCCTGCCAGGTGAGTAGGGGGAGTGCACTTTCTGTGTGCGTGCTTTGTGTTATCTACATCTTTgtaactcctcctcctccctctcaggTTTACATCCAGCACATGCGCGCCAAGGAAACCGAACAACCGAGGAAGCTTCGGCTGGTGAGGAAGGGCAACGAGCCTCACTGCTTCACGCGCTGCTTCCACGCCTGGGGACCCTTCAAAACTCCCCCTGCATAGGCCAAACACTATCCCaatcacacacacgtgcacacacactgcCAGAGAGTTCTCTACAGAAATCTATCCCAGCTTTACCCGAGACCCTTCCCCTCCATCCATGCTCAGCAGCCTTTTTGGTCAAGCGGCTGCTGGCTGCTAAGTATCTGATATAGACTGCAAATTACCCCCTCCCCTTTTTCCCCcaagcttttttattttcttagcaAGTCTGAAATAAAGAATTATGTTTTGAGATAAAAATGGGCTTTATGAAAACCTAAGGGAGCTGCACCATCTAACATATCGATCTGTTCTGCTGCTTTCACGTGGCTCGTGCTGCATGGTCGACGGTCGTCAGCGGGGAGGGCTAGGCGCTCCTTCACGCAGCTTAAGGCAGGGACTAGTGTGTATTCTCGTCGTCATTGAGGGACTGAACACGAAACAGCACTATAATAGTTTTTCTGAGGAAtgtcattttatatattatatatttttcatgaaGTGTGAGTGTCTACCCTGTGCGCCTTTGCTGAAATGGGGTCATCCCCTTTCCTGTCATCATATTAGTATACTTTTGCGCTCACCTCCTGATCCTGTTAAGAGCATGATGGACAGTAATTGAAGTAAAGTAACACAGTCACGTTTATTTGGCCAAAGAAATCTTGTCAAGGTCAGAGCAAAgtcttgttttggtttttttgtaatgtttgaGGACTGATGTTTGTGCAATTGGTGAAGATCGGGAGTTTCTGAAACTGAACAATACTGTATTCTTCATCACAGGCTGCTTTTAACTtgtcaaatgtttattttctggaGAGAATCCGAAGAAAGAAGATATTTCTTtccaaatgtaaaaaataaataaaaaaaatagaatgtgTACCTACATTTGAAAAAGTAAATGCATGATATTTAAAATGCTACAGGTTTAAAACTTTAGGCGCATGTTTGCTTTTCAAATAGCTTCCTTATTGGGACAGAACTCTGAAATGGGAGAGCTCGAGCATTGTATCGTGACTTCTGGTTCTGCTAATCTTTGAGTTGttaaagcactttttaaaaatcattgcaGCCGGCGCCGTCAAACTAAACTGCTGCAGTGCTTCTAATGATCATGTGACCTGTGTTGGATGTTGGCACTGGTGCAGGCAAAACCCAGTCTGTGTTCCCAGATGGCTGCAACTTCCATCATTTTGGTTAATATTGTGTGGGGTGTatgcctgtctgtgtgtttgagtcCTGCACACATACATGTGTGTATCTGAAAATTTGCACATGCTCCTGATGCCACCTGCAGAtgctttatttatgtattttatataaaaataaaatttcacaTCACATCTTTGTCCATctggtcttttctttttttaaagcatcagCTCTTCAAACTGAGGCATTTTCAAGCAAGGTGTCAAACCTCTTAAGCGCTCTAATAAAGCAGAGGTGATTTGTAAGCACAAACCAAACTTGAGTTTGAGtgtaaataattttattaacaTTCAATTCTTCATCAGCCAAACTGCTAAATGACCCGATTAATAAATTCCTACACACGAAACTGACAAAAATAGAAACAGATTCATCTTAAATGTGGATTAAGAAGGTAAATCGTGCCAGCTGTAGCATGAAAGGGTTAATTATGTGCATCAACCAGTACGccgagagggggaaaaaagctaacattttaaaaaggcattAACATGACTCCTACCTGCTGAGCTAAATTAGTTAGTGGTGACGTGTGTTAAAGTGAGGGAACAGAGTGGTTTTAAGGTTATGACAGTTTCAAATACTTCCCTCTTTTCTTGTGTGAACCCAGATATAGATGCTGTATACATTTGTTTCTATATACAGTAAAacgtcttttaaaaaaaaaacacaaggggGGTAAAAATACTAGCAATCAAAGCTCTGTGTGTAACCAACACTATGCAGAATGCACCAACTCAGAgaccccccctccaaaaaagtAGTCCCACTCCACTTCCACGCTAACTTTGCTTAGCTTGCAACACTTCCCTGAGTCCCGCCCGAAGGTTTCTGCATGCTGCGATGAAGGAGGAGGGTTCAGGAGAGAGACCCACTTTCCACCTTCATCCA includes the following:
- the flii gene encoding protein flightless-1 homolog, coding for MAATGVLPFIRGVDLSGNDFKGGYFPEHVKCMSSLRWLKLNRTGLCYLPEELASLQKLEHLSVSHNNLTTLHGELSSLPNLRAVVARANNLKNSGVPDDIFQLDDLSVLDLSYNQLTEIPRDLENSKNMLVLNLSHNSIDSIPNQLFINLTDLLYLDLSDNKLDSLPPQMRRLVHLQTLILNNNPLMHAQLRQLPAMVALQTLHLRNTQRTQSNMPTSLEGLTQLADVDLSCNDLTRVPECLYSLSSLKRLNLSSNQISELSLCIDQWTQLETLNLSRNQLTSLPSAICKLSKLKKLYLNSNKLDFDGVPPGVGKLSNLTEFMAANNNLELIPEGLCRCGKLKKLVLNKNRLVTLPEAIHFLTDLEVLDVRENPNLVMPPKPVDRAAEWYNIDFSLQNQLRLAGASPATVAAAGGGASPRDPMARRMRLRRRKDCSQDDQAKQVLKGMSDVAHEKKNLEENGDLKYGDLKVRRWDKSLEKPQLDYSEFYMEDVGQIPGVTVWQIENFIPLQVDEALHGKFYEADCYIILKTYLDDNGALNWQIFYWIGQEATLDKKAGSAIHAVNLRNFLGAECRTIREEMGDESDEFTAVFNNDISYIEGGTASGFYTVEETQYPLRLYRVYGKKNIKLESVPVKASSLDPRFVFLLDSGLEIFIWRGANATLSATTKARLFAEKINKNERKGKSEIITLMHNQEPPGFWETLGGQPEEIKKHVPDDFTPIRPKLYKVGLGLGYLELPQINYKLSVEHKDHKVKLDVLPELRLLQSLLDTKCVYILDCWSDVFIWIGRKSPRLVRAAALKLGQELCSMLHRPKHACVTRNLEGTECQVFKSKFKNWDDVLKVDYTRAAETVQQKDNLQGKVKKDAEQKDQMKADLTALFLPRQPPMPLTEAEQLMEEWNEDLDGMEGFVLEGKKFARLPEEEFGHFYTQDCYVFLCRYWVPVEYEDEEKEKKEGEQGAGGDGEEEDKQPEEDFQCVVYFWQGRQASNMGWLTFTFSLQKKFESLFPGKLQVVRMTQQQENLKFLSHFKRKFIIHKGKRKQNTDSAQPSLYHIRTNGSALCTRTIQIGTDSGNLNSEFCYILKVPFESTDNQGIVYTWVGRAADPDEGKLAEDIMNSMFDDTYSKQVINEGEEPENFFWVGIGSQKPYDEDAEYMKHARLFRCSNEKGYFSVSEKCSDFCQDDLADDDIMLLDNGKEVYMWVGTQTSQVEIKLSLKACQVYIQHMRAKETEQPRKLRLVRKGNEPHCFTRCFHAWGPFKTPPA